One window of Phycisphaeraceae bacterium genomic DNA carries:
- a CDS encoding DUF1801 domain-containing protein, with the protein MAIHPDILAYNASQSETDQPICDTLSKAIDKHLKGAECKIWHRHPVWFLDGNPIVGYSKLKDCIRLMFWSGRSFDEPGLEPEGGFKTACVRYTSADQIVAKDLKRWLAKSAVIQWDYKNIVKRKGKLVRLRQSTA; encoded by the coding sequence ATGGCCATCCACCCGGACATCCTCGCCTACAACGCGTCGCAATCCGAGACTGACCAGCCCATCTGCGACACGCTCAGCAAGGCGATCGACAAGCACCTCAAGGGCGCCGAGTGCAAGATCTGGCACCGCCACCCCGTCTGGTTCCTCGACGGCAACCCCATCGTCGGGTACAGCAAGCTGAAGGACTGCATCCGGCTCATGTTCTGGAGCGGCCGGTCGTTCGATGAGCCGGGGCTTGAGCCAGAGGGCGGCTTCAAGACCGCATGCGTGAGGTACACCTCCGCCGACCAGATCGTCGCCAAGGACCTCAAACGCTGGCTCGCCAAGTCCGCCGTGATCCAGTGGGACTACAAGAACATCGTGAAACGCAAGGGCAAGCTGGTTCGGCTCAGACAGTCCACCGCCTGA